The proteins below are encoded in one region of Natronospira bacteriovora:
- a CDS encoding DUF6371 domain-containing protein yields the protein MSELNQTMPQVAETLLGDRNPRLSNNGEWRFGRQGSLAVNLATGTFYDHERGEGGGVLDLVQSYGQARNRNDAARWVRERFGGGDTWTPRPKPERKAPKPVELTAPRGVNPPTSRPDRHPSLGKPSRIYTYHDGGAPILCLYRFDTPQGKEVRQAIPTAEGWEWKGLPKGVARPLYEVEWLSMYSDCPVILVEGEKAAEAATAHFPKAFCTTWAGGCSGASKAYIEPLRGREVVLWPDNDDAGVKAMGTIAERLKGVARNIRWVTLPDWLPPKTDAADFTTDQARDLVATAYGRDAPDPFPDLPSPTPNETAEDCAGDDEAFDCDEDGEELIPEGEYTARYQWHAVREYRGSNGKFPKVQMRFVLVDGFPGLELDAFYNCKLPPGRTKKGARPTLGKKSDLKRQLRAIARQRGLKRKSGRLSPAILRGVDLRVKVQTVTEGWAGSDNYGDDYSKVAAIIGLKEAANHAPQPAESRA from the coding sequence GTGAGTGAGCTTAATCAGACGATGCCCCAAGTTGCCGAGACCCTGCTAGGCGACCGGAATCCAAGGCTATCAAACAACGGCGAGTGGCGCTTCGGGCGCCAAGGCTCGCTTGCCGTCAATCTTGCCACGGGTACTTTTTACGATCATGAACGCGGCGAAGGTGGTGGCGTGCTTGATCTGGTTCAGTCATACGGCCAGGCCCGCAATCGTAACGATGCCGCCCGCTGGGTCAGGGAGCGATTCGGCGGCGGTGATACCTGGACGCCCCGGCCCAAGCCTGAAAGGAAGGCCCCCAAGCCTGTCGAGCTGACGGCCCCCCGAGGCGTCAATCCCCCCACTTCGCGGCCCGACCGTCATCCCTCATTGGGTAAACCGAGTCGGATCTATACCTATCACGACGGCGGAGCCCCGATTTTGTGCCTGTATCGCTTCGACACCCCGCAGGGGAAGGAAGTACGGCAGGCAATCCCGACTGCCGAAGGGTGGGAGTGGAAAGGGCTGCCGAAGGGTGTTGCCCGGCCACTATATGAAGTCGAGTGGCTGTCTATGTACTCCGATTGCCCCGTCATTCTGGTTGAAGGTGAAAAGGCCGCAGAGGCCGCGACAGCGCATTTCCCAAAGGCGTTTTGCACGACTTGGGCGGGTGGGTGCAGTGGGGCGAGCAAGGCTTATATAGAGCCGCTGCGAGGCCGTGAGGTGGTTCTGTGGCCCGATAACGATGATGCGGGCGTTAAGGCAATGGGGACGATTGCTGAACGCCTCAAAGGTGTCGCACGCAATATCCGCTGGGTGACGCTCCCGGATTGGCTGCCCCCGAAAACGGATGCTGCCGACTTTACCACCGATCAGGCCCGCGATTTGGTGGCGACTGCGTATGGTCGCGATGCTCCCGACCCCTTTCCAGACCTTCCATCGCCTACGCCAAATGAAACCGCTGAGGATTGTGCGGGCGATGACGAGGCATTTGATTGTGACGAGGATGGCGAGGAGCTGATTCCTGAGGGTGAATATACAGCGCGGTATCAGTGGCACGCGGTTCGCGAGTATCGCGGCTCAAATGGGAAGTTTCCTAAGGTGCAAATGAGGTTTGTGCTGGTGGACGGTTTCCCTGGCCTTGAGCTGGATGCTTTCTATAACTGCAAACTTCCACCAGGGCGGACAAAAAAGGGCGCACGCCCGACGCTGGGAAAGAAATCAGATCTCAAGCGCCAACTTCGAGCAATCGCCAGGCAGCGCGGACTAAAGCGTAAATCGGGAAGATTAAGCCCCGCAATCCTGAGAGGCGTCGATCTGCGAGTGAAGGTTCAGACCGTCACTGAGGGCTGGGCCGGGTCTGACAATTACGGTGACGACTACTCAAAAGTGGCTGCGATTATTGGGCTCAAAGAAGCCGCGAACCATGCACCCCAACCCGCTGAAAGCCGCGCATGA
- a CDS encoding RNA polymerase sigma factor → MNELKEANDLARRLMAGDESALESAMRDFGGMVRGRIRAQGVTESEIEDAEQAAWLRVWNGRQGLSNEAALPSWLGQIASNTAKNFTRHGRTLKRAAEVTETDWMAAWSRIGGENPDPEAFETSVPSPFDMSAYREWHAELINARNAEARFDRVWFDLYKLREIARIDRPPHISNRDYRDAHIAIGARILHERHGVRPTARTVWCGSVMAAASLATIGQKASPAIARKAWERRRELFRDEGSPGFNVIPPQAHQKYFGISPNWW, encoded by the coding sequence ATGAACGAGTTGAAAGAGGCGAATGATCTGGCGCGGCGACTGATGGCTGGCGATGAATCGGCGCTTGAATCGGCCATGCGTGACTTTGGCGGAATGGTTCGTGGTCGCATTCGTGCCCAGGGTGTCACTGAATCGGAAATTGAGGATGCTGAACAAGCGGCGTGGCTGAGAGTATGGAATGGACGCCAGGGACTTTCCAACGAGGCGGCGTTGCCTTCGTGGCTAGGGCAGATTGCGTCGAACACTGCAAAGAACTTTACGCGACATGGGCGGACGCTGAAGCGCGCTGCCGAGGTTACGGAGACTGACTGGATGGCGGCGTGGTCGCGAATAGGCGGCGAGAATCCCGACCCCGAGGCTTTCGAAACTTCGGTGCCTTCGCCGTTCGATATGAGTGCCTACCGCGAATGGCATGCTGAGCTGATTAACGCTCGAAACGCAGAGGCGCGTTTTGATCGGGTCTGGTTCGATCTTTATAAGTTGCGCGAGATTGCCCGAATCGACCGCCCGCCGCATATTTCGAACCGGGATTATCGCGATGCCCATATTGCAATCGGCGCGAGGATTTTGCATGAGCGGCATGGTGTTCGCCCAACGGCGCGGACGGTGTGGTGCGGGAGTGTGATGGCTGCAGCTAGTTTGGCGACCATCGGCCAAAAGGCTTCCCCCGCGATTGCACGGAAGGCGTGGGAAAGGCGGCGGGAGCTGTTTCGAGATGAAGGCTCGCCGGGCTTCAATGTAATCCCCCCGCAAGCGCACCAGAAGTATTTCGGTATTTCTCCGAATTGGTGGTGA
- a CDS encoding ArsR/SmtB family transcription factor, with amino-acid sequence MPSLEEMEAHSDEAARVLKALANPNRLMVLCSLVNGERSVGQINEKVPLSQSALSQHLARFRQEGLVATRRESQTIYYRIADPKVLALMAKLYELYCATD; translated from the coding sequence ATGCCCTCCCTCGAGGAGATGGAAGCCCATTCCGACGAGGCGGCACGGGTCCTCAAGGCCCTGGCCAATCCCAATCGCCTGATGGTGCTGTGCTCTCTGGTCAACGGGGAGCGCTCGGTGGGCCAGATCAATGAGAAAGTGCCTCTCAGCCAGTCGGCCCTGTCCCAGCACCTGGCGCGCTTTCGCCAGGAGGGGCTGGTGGCAACGCGCCGGGAATCCCAGACCATCTACTATCGTATTGCCGACCCCAAGGTGCTGGCCCTGATGGCCAAGCTCTACGAGCTTTACTGCGCGACCGATTGA
- a CDS encoding Tll0287-like domain-containing protein produces the protein MKISRIVLASVLMVPGVVLAGENARDHFRDEARAATGELASELMQALQAAMQEGGPPEAIAVCRDRAPAIKTRLSLERGWRVSRVGTRVRNPLLGMPDAWERRGLAEFQARHADGEAYADMEKVEQVVEDGQRFNRYLRPIPLQGQCLACHGDRDQMSADIRGILDDRYPHDQAHGYQAGELRGAFTIKAPVD, from the coding sequence ATGAAGATTTCACGCATTGTTCTTGCGAGTGTGCTGATGGTGCCCGGGGTCGTGTTGGCGGGTGAGAATGCCCGGGATCATTTTCGGGATGAGGCTCGGGCCGCAACCGGGGAACTGGCCTCGGAGCTGATGCAGGCGCTCCAGGCGGCCATGCAGGAGGGCGGGCCGCCGGAGGCCATTGCTGTTTGCCGTGACCGGGCGCCTGCAATCAAGACCCGCCTATCCCTGGAACGGGGCTGGCGGGTTTCCCGGGTGGGCACCCGCGTTCGCAATCCGCTGCTGGGCATGCCGGATGCCTGGGAGCGCCGCGGGCTGGCGGAATTTCAGGCACGCCATGCCGATGGCGAGGCCTATGCCGACATGGAGAAGGTCGAACAGGTCGTTGAGGACGGGCAGCGTTTCAACCGTTACCTGCGTCCCATCCCGCTTCAGGGTCAGTGCCTGGCCTGTCATGGTGACCGGGATCAGATGAGTGCGGACATCCGTGGCATCCTGGATGATCGATATCCCCACGACCAGGCCCATGGTTACCAGGCCGGTGAGCTGCGTGGAGCCTTCACCATCAAGGCCCCGGTCGATTGA
- a CDS encoding NAD(P)/FAD-dependent oxidoreductase: protein MSHKITVVGSGFAALTAARHLRSLDRDARITLVAPRPEFVYLPSLIWLPTGQRQAEDIVRPLEGFFERHRIRYHQGSATGLDLGGRLLLTDNGEVENDAILIGTGGRFLKKLPGIEHAITPCEGVESAMRIKMAVENMDGGHIAFGFSGNPREGQAMRGGPMFEFLFGIDSLLRKQGRRDRFELTFFSPAPEPGKRLGPRAVGKLLGEMNRRGIHTHLGHKLKSFSEDKVSTEGGEFPADLILFMPGMTGNPWFDNTELSRSDGGLLKADAFCRVEGAERVYVAGDAGSFPGPDWMPKQAHMADLQAAAAAKNMHAELNGREPEATFKAELMCIVDSMDKGMLVARSEKRNWVLPRSRLWHWSKSLFEKKYLRQYR, encoded by the coding sequence ATGAGTCACAAGATCACCGTCGTCGGCAGTGGCTTTGCCGCGCTCACCGCCGCTCGTCATCTTCGTTCGCTGGATCGCGATGCCAGAATTACCCTGGTTGCGCCACGCCCGGAGTTCGTCTACCTGCCGAGCCTTATCTGGTTGCCCACCGGTCAGCGCCAGGCGGAGGACATCGTCCGCCCACTGGAGGGCTTTTTCGAACGCCACCGCATCCGCTATCACCAGGGAAGTGCCACTGGCCTCGACCTGGGCGGACGCCTGCTGCTCACCGACAATGGTGAGGTGGAAAACGATGCCATTCTGATCGGCACCGGCGGGCGTTTTCTCAAGAAGCTGCCCGGCATCGAACACGCCATCACTCCCTGTGAGGGGGTTGAATCCGCCATGCGCATCAAGATGGCGGTGGAGAACATGGATGGAGGGCATATTGCCTTCGGTTTCTCCGGCAACCCCAGGGAAGGTCAGGCCATGCGCGGCGGGCCCATGTTCGAGTTCCTCTTTGGCATCGACAGCCTGCTGCGCAAGCAGGGGCGGCGTGACCGTTTCGAGCTGACCTTCTTCTCGCCCGCGCCGGAGCCGGGAAAACGCCTCGGCCCCAGGGCCGTGGGCAAGCTGCTGGGCGAGATGAACCGTCGCGGCATTCACACTCACCTGGGGCACAAACTCAAGAGCTTCAGCGAGGACAAGGTCAGCACCGAGGGTGGCGAGTTTCCCGCCGATCTCATCCTGTTCATGCCGGGCATGACCGGAAACCCCTGGTTCGACAACACCGAACTGAGCCGTTCCGACGGCGGTCTCCTCAAGGCGGACGCCTTCTGCCGGGTGGAGGGGGCCGAGCGAGTCTATGTGGCCGGCGATGCCGGCTCCTTCCCGGGGCCGGACTGGATGCCGAAGCAGGCGCACATGGCCGACCTGCAGGCCGCGGCGGCCGCGAAGAACATGCATGCCGAACTCAATGGACGGGAACCTGAGGCCACCTTCAAGGCCGAATTGATGTGTATTGTGGACAGCATGGACAAGGGCATGCTGGTGGCCCGCAGTGAAAAGCGCAACTGGGTGCTTCCCAGAAGCCGCCTGTGGCACTGGTCCAAGTCCCTGTTCGAGAAGAAGTACCTGCGTCAGTATCGATAG
- a CDS encoding sensor domain-containing diguanylate cyclase, with translation MDDISSNRDPAELRKMLDYLGVAAFLIDVDSHDAFRLAAINARHEQLTGMKHDDVAGCSVDDLLSPEMAANVKGNYRRCVEGRAATDYREVLDLPAGRTYWHTALVPLMDDTGRITRLLGTAHEISDTLHLELETRYQSTVLSAYLDESPDGILVVDADNTMRTWNRRFLELWSIPEAVMEARDGEAALKAVTDQLVDPEDFIERVKALYASLEEEEQGMRIDMKDGRVLERYSRGLHGPAGVYWGRIWFYRDVTDRERMTEELRRLSQTDPLTGAANRRVFMDVLREEYERARRYRHPLSMLMLDLDRFKQINDGHGHAAGDEVLKRFVDVCTQALRSSDCLARMGGEEFAILLPETDLQSATRLAERLRCAVAGMAFSGTDGPFAVTVSIGVTDLDEKDTAEENLLARADKCLYAAKAEGRNCVFTAEGLSQCRQHPA, from the coding sequence ATGGACGATATCAGTAGCAACCGTGACCCGGCCGAACTCCGCAAGATGCTGGATTATCTTGGGGTGGCGGCGTTTCTGATCGATGTGGATTCACATGATGCGTTCCGACTGGCCGCCATCAATGCCCGCCACGAGCAACTCACTGGCATGAAACACGATGACGTGGCGGGATGTAGTGTGGATGATTTGCTGTCACCGGAAATGGCGGCGAATGTGAAAGGCAATTATCGACGGTGTGTCGAGGGGCGGGCCGCCACGGATTACCGGGAAGTGCTTGATCTCCCTGCCGGGCGGACCTACTGGCACACCGCGCTGGTGCCGCTCATGGATGATACCGGACGTATCACCCGCCTGTTGGGGACGGCCCACGAAATCAGTGACACTCTCCACCTGGAACTGGAAACCCGTTATCAGTCCACCGTGTTGAGTGCCTACCTGGATGAATCGCCGGACGGGATCCTGGTGGTGGATGCCGACAATACCATGAGAACGTGGAATCGCCGCTTCCTGGAGCTCTGGTCCATTCCCGAAGCGGTGATGGAGGCCCGCGATGGCGAGGCCGCCTTGAAGGCAGTCACAGACCAGCTGGTGGATCCCGAAGACTTCATCGAGCGAGTCAAGGCCTTGTACGCCAGCCTGGAAGAGGAAGAGCAGGGAATGCGAATCGACATGAAGGATGGACGCGTCCTGGAGCGCTATTCCCGGGGGCTCCATGGACCGGCCGGTGTCTATTGGGGGCGCATCTGGTTCTATCGCGATGTCACCGATCGGGAGCGGATGACTGAAGAGCTCCGTCGCCTCTCTCAGACCGATCCGCTTACCGGGGCAGCCAACCGGCGCGTGTTCATGGACGTATTGCGGGAAGAGTATGAGCGTGCCAGGCGCTACCGCCATCCACTGAGCATGCTCATGCTCGACTTGGACCGATTCAAGCAGATCAATGACGGGCACGGCCATGCGGCAGGTGACGAGGTGCTCAAGCGTTTCGTGGACGTCTGCACGCAGGCGCTTCGCAGCAGCGATTGCCTGGCCCGCATGGGCGGTGAGGAGTTTGCCATCCTGCTCCCGGAAACCGACCTGCAATCCGCCACCCGCCTGGCCGAACGGCTTCGCTGCGCCGTGGCCGGGATGGCGTTTTCCGGCACCGATGGTCCCTTCGCTGTCACGGTCAGTATTGGCGTGACGGATCTGGATGAAAAGGACACCGCCGAAGAGAATCTGCTGGCCCGTGCCGACAAATGTCTGTATGCCGCCAAGGCGGAAGGCCGCAACTGCGTTTTCACCGCAGAAGGCCTGAGCCAATGCCGGCAACACCCGGCATGA
- a CDS encoding winged helix-turn-helix domain-containing protein, whose translation MGQAGKGIRIGQWRFLPERNLLLRRGERRELEHRLSVLLEHFCSHPSEVLTRDRLLEAVWGPRIVGEESLSVAVSQLRQSLDDTARNPRFIRTVPGVGYQWIATVAREEGPRLRGLWRVAVMTAGLLVSASLLVWWLTGEPEPAAALLEEGGPGSQARQLLASEEPEDWRRAVGLFRAAIDADPDHADAYLGLVEAKLQQLRRSNLPLAPHYGELEALLTRALSLAPSLDRALLLYANLLFLHGRDYPTAEATFLNLLDTHPDHAEGRLAYANFLLAFGRFEEAMAEVTDLRRRQPLFFAVPMVAWNYLMQGETELAWEEIQRITLTEPGSAAYHISAQHIDFQRGDEAAAMQHLLALMERAGFDEERLIRFEADFTHGGLTAVHARLLQERETAALGHYRPPLSWARFALVAGDHGQALDHLEAAREQYQEALLWLAVDPHYRPLHDEPRFQAILGSLGLVLPGN comes from the coding sequence ATGGGGCAGGCGGGGAAGGGCATTCGAATCGGGCAGTGGAGGTTCCTGCCGGAGCGCAATCTGCTGTTGCGCAGGGGCGAACGGCGGGAATTGGAGCATCGTCTTTCGGTCCTGCTCGAGCATTTCTGTAGCCATCCGTCTGAGGTTCTGACCAGGGACAGACTGCTCGAGGCTGTCTGGGGGCCCCGCATCGTCGGGGAAGAGAGCCTGTCCGTGGCGGTGAGCCAGCTTCGGCAGTCGCTGGATGACACGGCTCGCAATCCACGCTTCATCCGTACCGTGCCGGGCGTCGGTTACCAGTGGATCGCCACCGTGGCCCGGGAAGAAGGGCCCCGCCTTCGTGGACTCTGGCGGGTGGCAGTGATGACGGCGGGGCTGCTGGTGTCCGCCTCGCTGCTTGTCTGGTGGCTGACCGGGGAGCCGGAGCCAGCGGCTGCATTGCTGGAGGAGGGAGGGCCCGGATCCCAGGCCCGGCAGCTGCTTGCCAGTGAAGAGCCGGAAGACTGGCGCCGGGCAGTTGGTCTGTTCCGGGCCGCCATCGATGCCGACCCGGATCACGCGGACGCGTATCTCGGTCTGGTCGAGGCCAAGCTGCAACAGCTTCGGCGCTCGAATCTTCCCCTCGCGCCCCATTACGGTGAACTGGAGGCACTGCTGACTCGTGCCCTGAGTCTTGCCCCCTCCCTAGATCGAGCCTTGTTGCTCTATGCCAATCTGCTGTTCCTGCACGGTCGAGACTACCCGACAGCAGAAGCAACCTTTCTGAACTTGCTGGACACTCATCCCGATCACGCCGAAGGGCGGCTGGCCTACGCCAATTTCCTGCTCGCCTTCGGCCGTTTCGAGGAGGCCATGGCCGAAGTTACCGACCTGCGTCGCCGGCAGCCCCTGTTCTTTGCGGTGCCCATGGTGGCCTGGAACTACCTCATGCAGGGTGAGACGGAGCTGGCCTGGGAGGAGATTCAGCGGATCACCCTGACCGAACCCGGATCGGCCGCGTATCACATCTCGGCTCAGCATATCGACTTCCAGCGGGGTGACGAGGCCGCGGCCATGCAACACCTGCTGGCGCTGATGGAAAGGGCGGGCTTCGACGAGGAGCGATTGATCCGTTTCGAGGCGGACTTCACCCACGGAGGCCTGACGGCGGTGCATGCCCGGCTGCTGCAAGAGCGCGAGACTGCCGCACTGGGTCACTATCGCCCACCACTGTCCTGGGCGCGCTTCGCCCTGGTCGCCGGTGATCATGGCCAGGCCCTGGATCACCTGGAAGCGGCTCGTGAGCAGTACCAGGAGGCGCTACTGTGGCTGGCGGTCGATCCCCATTATCGGCCCCTGCATGACGAGCCCCGCTTTCAGGCGATCCTGGGCAGTCTCGGTTTGGTATTGCCAGGTAATTGA
- a CDS encoding outer membrane protein assembly factor BamB family protein, giving the protein MSFSLSRLSLTLLILFHAASSDAADWSLFKGDLERSGHVHLEVDVRSLALDWQFRLPTAIASSPVAAGDQLFVAGENGNLYAFGLADRQLQWIRPTGGAISATPAVSGDLVYVLNLNGLFQAINRADGSAAWSFQTGGEERFSAIHYMGIRQTDAAIRDPWDFFLSSPLVADGRVHFGSSDGYFYTLDASSGALLWRYRTAGMIHASPALSRHHSEGATLVVGDWYGMVHALDAESGEVRWSYATERDSVHEQWLGIQSSPVLDGDRVYVGSRDGYLYALSLETGERLWRYAMMHRSWVVATPSVDDERIYLGSSVPGYVIALDRTDGSEVWRRAVGAWSYSSPLVLGRYLITGVMNGELLALESATGEQVWHYQSDGAREDHFGVLDPQTGGFNQERLAARELHQALYAYMAHVLHLGVFLSSPAWHRNELIIPTSDGQILVFSLQ; this is encoded by the coding sequence ATGTCGTTTTCCCTTTCCCGCCTTTCATTGACTCTGTTGATTCTGTTCCATGCCGCGTCGAGCGACGCGGCTGACTGGTCCCTGTTCAAGGGTGATCTCGAGCGTAGCGGTCATGTCCACCTGGAGGTGGATGTCAGGAGCCTGGCACTGGATTGGCAGTTTCGCCTGCCAACCGCCATTGCCAGTTCACCGGTAGCCGCCGGGGATCAACTCTTCGTGGCCGGCGAGAACGGCAATCTCTACGCCTTCGGACTTGCGGATCGCCAGTTGCAATGGATTCGCCCAACAGGCGGGGCCATCAGTGCCACCCCCGCCGTGTCGGGGGATCTTGTCTATGTTCTCAATCTCAATGGTCTGTTCCAGGCGATCAATCGCGCTGACGGCAGCGCGGCCTGGTCCTTCCAGACCGGCGGGGAGGAGCGCTTCAGTGCCATCCATTACATGGGCATACGGCAGACCGATGCCGCCATTCGCGATCCCTGGGATTTCTTTCTGTCATCACCGCTGGTGGCCGACGGTCGTGTCCACTTCGGCAGTAGCGATGGCTATTTTTATACCCTGGACGCCAGTAGTGGAGCGCTCCTCTGGCGCTACCGCACTGCGGGCATGATCCATGCCTCGCCAGCGCTTTCCCGCCATCATTCGGAGGGGGCCACGCTGGTGGTCGGCGACTGGTACGGCATGGTGCATGCCCTGGATGCGGAAAGCGGCGAAGTCCGCTGGTCCTACGCCACCGAGCGGGACAGTGTTCATGAGCAGTGGCTGGGCATTCAGTCCTCGCCGGTGCTGGATGGTGATCGGGTCTATGTCGGCAGCCGCGATGGCTACCTGTATGCCCTGTCCCTGGAAACAGGCGAGAGGCTCTGGCGCTACGCCATGATGCATCGTTCCTGGGTAGTGGCGACGCCCTCCGTGGATGATGAACGCATCTATCTGGGCAGCTCGGTGCCGGGGTACGTGATTGCCCTGGATCGGACCGATGGCAGTGAGGTCTGGCGCCGGGCGGTGGGTGCCTGGAGCTACAGCTCGCCGCTGGTCCTCGGCCGCTATCTGATCACGGGTGTCATGAACGGCGAGCTTCTGGCTCTGGAATCGGCCACCGGTGAACAGGTCTGGCATTACCAGAGCGATGGTGCCCGAGAGGATCATTTCGGGGTTCTGGACCCGCAGACCGGCGGTTTCAATCAGGAACGGCTTGCCGCCCGCGAGTTGCATCAGGCCCTCTACGCCTACATGGCGCATGTGCTCCACCTGGGGGTCTTTCTGTCCTCACCCGCCTGGCATCGGAACGAGCTGATCATCCCTACCTCCGACGGCCAGATTCTCGTTTTCAGCCTGCAATGA
- a CDS encoding serine hydrolase domain-containing protein, translating into MKMSVFRHLAAALVMVVGSTTAMADTPSTAIEELRAKGEASRSSALVILKDGEPLLEWYDDKGQRPIHAMSVTKSVMALGVARMLSTGELESLDTAVADYFPEWRQGRKQDITVRHLLNHTSGLQNNPNAGVEIYPSPDFVQLALAAELEHDPGTHYAYNNKATNLIAGLFPAVAGKAMDDYIDQALFQPMGIENWSWMSDEAGTPQGMAGLHILPMDLARLGQLLLDQGRYEGEVLIEASAIEALLAPGSDLNDSVGLLWWRQAAEEQFVIDDEIVAGFRDAGVSDEVVQGMSAIRGEYDSRDDIADALTEAFGTGWMDIVLPETRPKGLSMVRRESSEEIAAWYGSGYLGQYVVVVPETGIVAVRMLEYFEGVGPEHGYQSFRQHVVALD; encoded by the coding sequence ATGAAAATGTCTGTATTCCGGCACTTGGCCGCCGCACTGGTCATGGTCGTCGGGAGCACCACGGCCATGGCAGACACGCCATCCACCGCCATTGAGGAACTCAGGGCAAAGGGCGAGGCGAGCCGCAGTTCCGCACTGGTGATCCTGAAGGATGGTGAACCACTGCTGGAGTGGTACGACGACAAAGGCCAGCGCCCGATCCATGCCATGTCCGTCACCAAATCCGTGATGGCCCTGGGTGTGGCGCGCATGCTCAGCACCGGTGAACTGGAATCGCTGGATACAGCAGTGGCCGACTACTTCCCGGAGTGGCGACAGGGGAGGAAGCAGGACATCACCGTTCGGCACCTGCTCAATCACACCTCCGGCCTGCAGAATAATCCCAATGCCGGTGTCGAGATCTATCCCAGCCCGGATTTCGTGCAGCTGGCACTGGCGGCGGAACTGGAGCATGATCCCGGTACTCACTACGCCTACAACAACAAGGCCACCAATCTCATTGCCGGGCTCTTCCCGGCTGTCGCCGGCAAGGCAATGGATGACTATATCGATCAGGCACTGTTCCAGCCCATGGGGATCGAGAACTGGTCCTGGATGAGTGACGAGGCGGGGACGCCACAGGGCATGGCCGGCCTGCATATTCTGCCGATGGACCTGGCGCGTCTGGGCCAGCTGCTGCTTGATCAGGGACGATATGAAGGGGAGGTGCTCATTGAGGCATCGGCCATCGAGGCATTGTTGGCGCCGGGTTCCGACCTCAATGATTCCGTCGGCCTCCTGTGGTGGAGGCAAGCCGCAGAAGAGCAGTTTGTGATCGACGACGAGATCGTCGCCGGATTCCGGGATGCCGGTGTTTCCGATGAAGTGGTACAGGGAATGTCGGCCATCCGGGGTGAATACGACAGTCGCGATGATATTGCTGATGCCTTGACGGAAGCCTTCGGTACCGGCTGGATGGATATCGTTCTGCCGGAAACACGCCCAAAGGGCTTGTCAATGGTTCGCCGCGAGAGCAGCGAGGAAATCGCCGCCTGGTATGGCTCTGGTTATCTGGGCCAGTACGTCGTCGTCGTTCCGGAGACGGGCATTGTTGCCGTACGGATGCTTGAGTATTTCGAAGGTGTGGGCCCGGAACACGGCTATCAATCGTTCCGACAACATGTCGTTGCCCTGGATTGA